CACCCATATCCATAACATCATGCAACACATCCCAAGCGCCACTAACCTTCCCATTCCTACACAAAACAGTCACCAATTTCGTAAGTATCGGGCTATTAGGAAACACACCATGCTTACCAAATTTCGACACCAACTCCACAATTTCCTCCACACTGACTCTCCTCCCTTTCTGCTCTTTCCTCAACAATGAGCCAATCACAATATCCCCGGTAAAGTCGTCAACCCGGAACTTTGCTTCTGGGTCAAGCATTTCGTCGAGCACCTTCAGTGCATCATCAACTCGCCCCATGTTCAGCAACACCCTAATCACCACATTGTGAATATGAGTGTTCTTCAACCCCGAATCGAGTTCATTAAACACCATGACAGCCTCGTCCTCCATGCCAGCCGTCCCCAGGGACCGAACAAGCAGAGCTGCGGTGTTTACATCAAGCGCCACATTCCGCTTCTTCGCCATCTTGTAAAGCTTAATGAGCTTCTTTTCCGATGTGGGTTCTCGCAATGTGAGCTCCAGAACGGCCTGGAATGCGGAGGAGAGCAAACCATTGGAGCCTGGAGGGGTTGTTGTTCCCACATTTTCGGAAATGTAGTCGAAGAATTTGATGGCTTTGGACGGAGCGCCGAGGCGGCGAGTGATGTGGAAGACGGAGTGAGATGAAGGAGAGGTTGAGTTGGAGAAGAGGAGGGTGTGGAGTTGGTCGAAGTTCCAGTCTTTCTCATTGGGTTGGAGGAGTTGGAGCACTTGGGTTATCAAGGTGTCGTCGTCTTGGGGTGGTTGGTTCGGATTGGGGCTGAGGTTGGTGCAGAGGTGGTGGGTGAGGATGAAGACTGGGGATTTGGGTTTTGGGGTTTGGGTTTTAAGAAGGTGGAGGAGGGGTTTTGAGTGCCGTGAGGCTGAGCGTGATAGATTGTAGTTCATTTTGATTTGGGAGGGGTTTGGTCGCTTTGTTTCTTTGCTCTATTTAGTCGCTCTCTAATTTCCATTGAAGGATAGTTGAGGCATCTTCCAAATGTGTTTCTCTTATTTTAGAAACtcgaatgttttttttttttttttttttttgaaaaaaaaagaaaaaagaaaaagggtttggaacccagtcaagctgggaggctcattccCACACCTGACTTATTATATTAGAATTATTAGAATGCGTCGAGGGGATATAGCATCTTGACCTCGAGCATCAGTACAAAAGTCCTCTTAGAGTACATCCCAAGTGTTTCTAGTTTGATATGTTTGTGTTGAATTGCCTCGTTTGTGCTACACAATTGCATGAAAAAGATCATTTGTTCATGCGTGTTAACAAAACACTAGCAATCTCGTAAGAACCAAGTCAAAGATATTTTGAATACCGAAATTAAAAAATAGCTTATTCGGAACCAATCTCTTACCTGATGGATGTCATTTGTGAGTGATTGTAAGTTTATCTCGAGATTTTGTAGTCCAAAAAGAAACTTGGCAAAACCAGCCGTAAATGAATTGTGAAAATTTTCCTAGCCGAAGAAATGATATTGAAATGATTTTTGTCATATTTGAAGTGGAAAGAGCTAGGATGGTTAGTTTCAGCATGGTTGCTGTCCTTTATTTGGAATTGAGTTGGAGTAGATTGAGCTTTGGATTCGCTGAACATGTTCAATTGTTTAGACAGCATATACATCTCCTCTTGGCAATGCAGCCTTTCTTGTCCAAAGAAGTGGGGAATCTGAAAAAGCAAATCCTGCTCTCCGTACTCAGAGTAATCACGTAGAGCTTGAAGAACAAATATTACAGAAGGGCGACTTGTATGGGCAGATCAGGAATGATTCTATTAGTGACTTCATATCTTAATAGCTGAAGTTGCTTTCGAATTCTAAAAACAACTTTAAACAAGAACAACCTTTCTTTTACAACTCAAAATGGAACCAAACTTCATTCATTGGATACCTAAACTGTTACAGAGAAATGTCAAAAGGAAAGGAAGGTGGCATTCTACTCCTTCGAACTATTCTAAGATAACCCTGATTATTGTGAAGACAAGGCAAGAGTCATTGGCGTTTGACATTTTTGCATTGCGATCCCTTACTTCAGAATCCAACTTTTGACCAAATGGTTTTTTACCTACATTAACCTTGCCTAAAAGATAAATTAGGCTGGATCATTGCCAGTTACTTTGATTTGTTTGAATTTATCTTCTCAGCTGCTTCAGCTGCCGCAGATGCAGCCTTGTCCAAACCCATTTTTTGTAACTCACTTAAAAAGCCATCAACATCAGCAGGGTTAATCTTGTATGGGCTGTGGGCAGCGCCTGGGAATGTCCTACTAGTCACTTCTTCCTTGTAGTCTACAAGAGCTTTGTTGATGACATCTCCAACCTGTGCAAACTGCTTACAGAATTTAGGGGTAACCTGCGAAAGAGAAGATATTTCTTTGTTTAAACAAAATTCATGAGAGGAAATAGATTAATAAGGAGAATTGACTGTTGAATTAACCTTGGCATGATGTGGGTGCTGCATCATTCCAAGAAGATCATGGTAAACTAGCACCTGCATCATAAAAGGACATAAATTATGTAACTACGTATTGcccataaaaaaacaaaaaagagagaactATTTCAATGAAGAAGACAGAAGAACTGGCATGCCAAAAccctgaaaaagaacaaaaaagggcaaaaaaaaaaaaaacaaaaattctagACCAAACCCACAGATTATCAAGGAGAAAAAATAAGTTGGAGCTTGATGCCTACAACCATTTGAATAAATTGTGACGAGTTTTTGGTTTGAGGCTTGTTACAAACTTGAGGCTGAGGTCAGATTAGTAGCTTTGAGCCTACCTACCTGTCTGCCTGAATCTCTACTATTTGCAGCCAGTTGCATCAGAATCAGAATCAATATATGCCGACTAATGCATCAGAATCAATATGTGCCGACTAATGCATTAGAATCAATATGTGACGACTAATGCATCAGAATCGATATGTGACGACTAATGCATCAGAATCGATATGTGACGACTAATGCATCAGAATCGATATGTGCCGACTAATGCATCAGAATCGATATGCGCTGACAGTGCAGTCTTAAAGAAGAATACAGTTCCTAAAGCCTATAAATGCCAAAAAGTTCTTTACCAAGCAAAAGCTGAAGTTGCAGTACGACATAGATATCAAACAAATTACTAACATATCTTATGAGACAAACTTTATCAAAAGGGATTACACACAAGAATATACAAAGCACATGCATCAACCATGATCAACATGGCTACATAAAGAACTGACCTGTCCACTGCAAAAAGGCCCTGCTCCAATGCCAATTGTAGGAATCTGAAGAGCAGACGTTGCTGCAGCCGCCACAAGTGGCGGTACACATTCCAAAACAACAGAAAAGCACCCAGCTTCTTGCAGAGCCAATGCAGTCTCCACAACCTGCACCAAAAATCCAATAGAATCACAACAATGCAAAACACAAATAGACAAACAACTAACCAATATTCAAATTCCACAGACCTTTACAGCACTAGCAACattccttccttgaggcctaAACCCCCCGAGAACGCTAATCGCCTGCGGAGTAAGTCCCACATGCCCCATCACAGCAATTCCAGCCTCAACAATAGATTTTGCCGCAGTAATTCTCGAAGGTGCCCCTCCTTCCAATTTTATTGCATCCATTGCTCCTTCCTTCAAAATCCTCACCGCTGTATCGATAGCCTGCTCATAATCGAAACTGCAACATCACCAACCCATTGCTCACttatacaaacccaaacccaatccACAACCACATTCTCATTACACCAATCCATAAAAGGGTTGCTATAAAAGTTCATAGCTTTGAAATCAAAGGAAACTCTCAAGCCCAAATTGTAAACCTTTCACTACCAATAACAAGAATCAAAAACCGATTCTTTaagaatcaaacaaagaaaacccaaaTCCAATAATACCTGAATGGAGCTAGATTCGTAGAATCCAAACGGCAAGTCCCCAACCAAAAGCGGGCGCTTGGCCCCACGCGCCACAGCGCGGCAGTGGACGAGCATCTCTTCCAGCGTTATAGGGAGGGTGGTGTCATAGCCGTGCACGACCATGGCAGCCGAGTCGCCGACCAAGGCAATGTCAATTCCGGCGGAGTCGAGGTGGACCGCGGAGGGGTAGTCGTAGGCGGTGACCATGGTGATGGGGTCGCCCTTGTTGTGCTTCTGCTTGATTTGGGTGACGGTGACTCGGTGGTCCGGGCTCTGGGACTTTGGGCCGCCGTAGACGGTGTTCTCGGGGATGTTGCTCATGGAGCGGATGATTCCGGCACGGGAAAAGAGCGCGGCGCGTGAAACGGCGGCCATGAATGCcatgagagatagagagattcAAGTTTGTTTGTGGGTTTGTTTATAATGATAATAAAGAAGGAGGCGGCGGGTGAGTTATGGCTGCGCCACCTAAGAGGAAGGAAACGCAAGTGGAATGAATGAGAGTGAGACTGATGACTGTGAAGGTGGCTCTTGGTGTCATCTGCGCGCCACATACTGCCGCTGCGGTCTTTTGACTCTCGTTTTTAAAACGGAAAGTGCTAGCCTCCGTGTGTACATACAACCGTGACTCGTTGTAATGGACCACGGCGAAAGTATAACATGGTCTCAAAATATAATGTACGTGGTGGTCCGGAATGATCATTGATGTTATAGTTTTTCATTTTGAGAAATTATTCTGTGGTCTTAAGAGAGTatgtattatttatttatttatttataattattttttaaagggAGTCGAGTTTGGGACCTcagttaaatgggttaagcgggttggaaacgggtaacccgtttaataaatgggttgggtttgggtttaaatttttgacacgattattaaatgggttgggtttgggtttgtatcttgcaacacgataaataccttgacccgacacgaacccaacccgacacgacccattgacagccctaattgtTTGTGTGACAAACTATATGATTGGGTTGCCTGACTGAAAATGCATTTCTTCGTAAATATAATGATATTATTATATCCTGCGCCTTATTATGACAAATTAAGTGATTTGACTGTCTAAATAAAAACGTTGTTTTTATAGACATAATGATACCTACATTCTACATCCtgcgtccttttttttttatatatttttttcctttcttcctaCACCCTACCGTCTTCTCACCTCCACGAATCCACCTTTAACATCGTCATTCGACATCTTGTTTAAACCAACTGCCGCCTCTGATAAGGCAAATTTAAGGTAAAAAGTCGTTGAAAAAATGGTATTGTTTCGACCATCTTTGAACTAATATTCACATAAATTTTGGTGGCTTTCCATGAAATGTTAGATTCGGTGAATACTAGTCGAGATTGATCATAATTTTCGATAGCCTAAACATGTGAGTGAAGGAGATACTAAGGAAATTCATATCCGACTCCATGATCAAAGAAGCCACCCTTGAGGGAACTTTCAACATTGCCCAAATCAAACCACATGTTAAACCAATTGCTTTAGCATTGTGATTGAACCATTATGATCTCTACTCACAAAACCTGCAAACACTTCACCAGAAGATTTCTGAGAATCGCATCAAAATTAAGTTTATGTAAGAAGGTTTCCAACCTACTAAACGTTATGTTTTAGCTATTTTCTTAGAGCCATATTATTCAAAAGTCCTGAATGAATGTATTGCTTAATATGAATCAGCACGAGAAATTGCAGGTTGCGTTACTTGGTTTCATTGCAAACATAATTTGTTCCCTTTCATCCTGTTAGCGTGAGTCACGGTTTAGTATTAGGAAtggaatatattgtaattatttcaTAGTATAGAATATATTGTACTTACCTATTATATTCTTGTAAccctctttatatacctccactgtgagatgaataagataTCAAACAATTCATTCTCTAAATCTCGTATTGTTtgagttggtatcagagcgaagatccgaaaaggactttgtctcgtCTTTTCCTTTGGTCTTCTCTCAGTCCAAAGAAGACAGTTGTGTTTTTGAACCCATTTATTTGGGTCGAACTGTACGACGTCGCTACCCATCTTAGCGGACGTCAATTTCTCTTCCAGGCCGGCTTCGTCTTCATCCAAGGGACCGCCGGTGCTCTTCTCCTGTCCAGGTGACCTCGTCGTTCATCCAGGGGCGACCGTCCACCCATCAATTCACACAACCGTCATCGTTCTTCCGGGTCGGCTTCGTTTTCAGTTCACCCAGGCCGGCTTCGTTTTCAGTTGCTCACCTGCCAAGACCGGCGATCTCCTCAATTCCGACCGCCTTCGTCTTCAGCCCAGACACTCCAAGCCGCTTCAACCCCAGTCGCCGTCGTCGCTTTGCCCAGACCAGACCCGGCAAATTACTTTGGGCACCCACCCAAATACCGATCCTCCATATCTGTGTTTCCAGACCGTGATCCTCTTCTCCGCCACCTTTTTGTTCGTCAGTCTTCACACAGGCCGTGCCCAGACGACCCACCTCCGGTCGTCTGCTTCAATCTCCGGCCTCGAACAGCAGTAAGCAAATCGCAACTCAACCCAGTCGactcaactcggtcaactcgaCCCAGTCGACTCAACTCGACCCGGTCAACTCCAacaggttaaaaaaaaaaaaaaaaaaaaactgttattATTTGTTGGAGTTGTTTCTGTTCTTATTTCCGCTGCATACTTTGAGATTTGTGTGTTTGTTGCTATTGTactattgcaatgggtggtgatgacagtcaAAGTTCTAAGGCCAATGATGTGCAGAAGGTTGAGgtctctgtcaagagctcagaaggtggttctttcgggggtaccaaactcactggtaccaatttccgcacatggaagaaaattatgtcagtttatctccgtggaatccacaaaatggggcatgtgactggaacaatcaaggctcctagggaagatgatgtggaggcctatgccaagtgggaagatgatgatggatttgtgatgtcaattctatttcgagccatgactgatgatgtgctacagatggtggaagaatgtgaaactgctgaggcgatatggaagacattgggggatttgtataccaacgagtctgattttatacaggttcatgaattgatgtgtaaagctgctaatatgcaacagaatgggcaaccagtagctgtgtatttcaccaagctgaagaatgtatgggctgaaattgatcagaagcgtccttgcaagatcaagaatccggaagatcttgtgtggtaccagaaggagaaagagCTGGAAAAGGTCCATGTAttcctgagagggcttgatgagaagcatagcagtgctaagggagaattgctcagaatgacagacccgcCTAGTTTGAACACTGTTTTTACATACATCcgtaaggatgagtctcagcaggagagtgtcaaacatgcacaggttgaagcttctagcctagccattcagtcCAAGTCACCGGCACCGTTCCTTCATCAGCAGAATTCAGCCCCACTTCttcagcaaggtttcccacaaggcttcaccaaccgcactcgtcctcaatgttcttattgcaacgaccttgggcatgttcgaGAGACATGTTGGAAGctgaacccacaccttaaacctaaaaagcaaggctatcgtcctaaggcgaaaGCAGCAGCTGTTcacttggtccaagaaccagacTTCTATGGCGTAgttggccaagatcatcatacagcaggtggagttactcctacagcctctatagctggtcgaggtaaaattggtatggctttaaaggtttctcactttgttggttctgatacatggattattgattctggtgcctctgaccatatgacttatgataaatcatttTTTACTGAGTTGTCtcccccaccagtgtcctatgtcaccaatgccaatggtgaggcttttcctgtgttagggtcagggtccgtgcgtattactcccactttagaacttcataatgtgttatatgtgcctgacttgtctcatcacttgatatctgttccacagttgaatactgagtctaaatgctccgtaaccttttatcctatgtacgtgatgtttcaggatcttctcaccagggagttaatcggtcgggggtatctgaggggcagattgttccatctggatcagacatacgcaggggagaaaccaggagcaccgtCTCGCGCCGCTTTGACTTTgaattctgataagctaagtgaggtttggttgtggcatcgccgtttagggcatccatcttttagtcttatgagaaaaaccatgcctactctgtttattggtgtggatgagtctgttctacattgtgaaacatgtgtcttggccaaaagtcatcgtgctacttattctcctagtatttctaataaaagtgttattccttttgagttgattcattctgatgtttggggaccttctagagaacccactgtgtCCGGTATGaggtattttgtgttgtttattgatgattgtacgagattgacATGGGTtactcttcttaaaaccaaagatgaagtctttccagcttttcaaacttttcgtactcttgttcaaacacaatatcatagcaccattaaagtccttcgttctgacaatgggggagaatatgttaatcatgttttccaagagtttttcaaagcccatgggattgttcaccaaaccacatgtccacaaacaccagagcaAAATGgtgtgtctgaaaggaaaaaccgtcatttacttgatatggctcgtgcccttctctttagtgctcatatgcctaagtatctttggggcgatgctattcttgcttcttcccatcttatcaatcgtcttccatctagtgtccttcatggaaaaattccatttgcgGTTCTTGCCTCTCATGTTTCCTTATCTTCATTTCATAACCtgccagctcgtgtctttggttgtgttgtttttgtccatattcctaaaaatcagcggtctaagttggatgcccgagcgcttaagtgtgtgtttgtgggctacggaggttatcagaaagggtacaagtgctatcatccaccaactagaaagtactatgtcactatggatgttactttctttgaggacatgagttatttttcctcctcAGATAccgctcttcagggggagaattcattttttgaagagctatatcatggagaggggagGAGGAATCAGAAAGCGAAGGAGAAGTCGCACAGACAGGAGatattttgacggatccagttgaAAGCATTGACTCATCACTTCCAGAAGTAGAAGCTCCAAACATCCAGACACCAGTTTCAATCATTGAACATgcagttgaagacacaactgcccctactgtcatcacttctacccctgacccacaacttGCTGGTGCTGAAGATCACTcgtttgaggtatgtccacccactaaTACTAGcaatagtgagtctaatgttgagcaatatgtgttaccaaatagaactactcgaggtcaatcagccaaaatatatgaacctactcttactgccaagtcaaaatacccagtagccaattatatgtccactaggaggttgtctaagtcatatgaatcatttgtgaatcaaatatctgctgtatcagtacctaacagagtgcaggatgcattgggggatccaaagtggaggaaggcaatggatgaagagatggaggcgttgcagaagaacaatacttggcaacttgtgcctccaccacaaggcaagaaagcTGTAGGCTGTCATTGGGTTtttactgtgaaacataatgcagatggatcagtgaatcgatacaaagcacgccttgtagcaaaggggtttactcagacgtatggtattgactatgatgaaacatttgctcctgttgccaagatgaacactattcgggttctgttATCATTTGCTGCTAATTTAaattggccactccgacagtttgatgtcaagaatgcatttcttcatggagagttagtcgaggaagtatacatgagccttccacctgggtatatagttgcttctcctggtgattttgtatgcaaattgagaaagtctctgtatggtcttaaacagtcgcctcgtgcttggtttgggagattttcacagttcatgcggaaggttggttacaaacaaagcaactcagatcatacattgtttctcaagcatcaacaaggaaaggtaacagctctaattatttatgtggatgatatggtaattacTGGCAATGATACTATTGAGaaggatagactgcagagacagctagcctctgagttcgagatgaaggacttgggtgaacttaagtacttcttaggaattgaggtagccagggggagagaaggaatctacttgtgccagaggaagtatgttcttgacttgctaacagagacaggtttgttggattgcagacccattgatactcctattgagcagaatcattgtttagctgagtatccagatcaggtacctactgatcgagctcgctatcagaggttagttgggcgcttgatttatttggctcatactagaccagatgttgcatatgcagtgagtgtggtgagtcagttcatgcataacccaagtgaaagtcacatggatgctgttatgagaattttaaagtacctgaagtcagctccaggaaggggagtgtTGTTTTCTAGACATAACAACATCCTTGAGGTCTGTGGttttacagatgcagattgggctggaaatattacagacaggaggtcaacatcaggttactttacctttgtgggaggtaatttggttacatggaagagtaagaaacaaaaagttgtggcacgatctagtgctgaggccgagtatagaggtatggctcactgagtgtgtgaattgctgtGGCTAAGAAATCTggtacgtgatctgggtttcaaactcaaaagtactatgcagttgtattgtgacaacaaggcagccattgacatatcacagaatccagtacaacatgatcgtactaagcatgtggaagttgatcgtcactttataaaggagaagctagatgccaaaattattagttttccttttgttccgacggaagagcaacttgcagatatacttaccaaaggagtttctaggaaggcgttttatgattcactaagcaagttgggcatgatcgatgtgtatgcgccaacttgagggggagtgttagcgtgagtcacgGTTTAGTATTAGGAAtggaatatattgtaattatttcaTAGTATAGAATATATTGTACTTACCTATTATATTCTTGTAAccctctttatatacctccactgtgagatgaataagataTCAAACAATTCATTCTCTAAATCTCGTATTGTTTGAGTATCCCACAATTTCCAACAAAGAATAAGAATCCCCCTTTCTTGAAATTAATGGCTTCAACATTCAAATACTAATTACCACTTCAAGTTTTTTCCAAAAAATTACCATTTCAAATAAGATGAACTTTTCTTCTGCTACTCAAAAGGATACCTCATACCTCATTgccacaaagaaatctcaatgggaTAGGAAGGTGAGATTCTGCTCCTTGAAACTCTTTTGAGATATTATTATGAAAAAATTGCTAAACACTTGTTTCAAAATGCAACTTTCAATCGTAATGGCTTACTGTAAAGTGTAGAGTATGTTAAACTATTTAATTTCATTTGCTTGTATTATTCTTGTCAGCTACTTCAGCCGCCGCAGATGCTGCCTTGTCCAAACCCATCCTTCGTAACTCACTAACAAAGCCATCAACATCAGCAGCATTGATTTTATATGGGCTATGGAAAGCGCCTGGAAACGCACCATTGGTGACTTCTTCCTTGTAGTCTACTAGAGCTTTGTTGATGACGTTTCCAACATGTGCATATTGCTTACAGAATTTTGGGGTAACCTACAAGAGCAGCCGTGATAGTTTGTTTAAACAAAATTCACGAAAGTGGGCAGATATAGATTACTAAGGTAATGCAACTGTGAAACTGACCTTTGCATGATGTGGGTGCTGCATCATTCCAAGAAGATCATGGTAAACTAGCACCTGCATGACGTAGGAAAAGGAGGTTATGTATTGccaggaaaaaaagaagataaagagAACTATGTCAACAAGGAAATGGCATGCCAAAACCTAATGAAGAACAGTAAAGAAGCAACAATTCTAGGTGAAACAATCTCATCAGTAAAATTTCAGCGAAGTTGCTAAAAATTTCGAATCAATTATCGGAGCTTAAAGCCTGCTATATATATCCTAATCACCATTATACTGTTACATATATGCTTTGGTTCTAGGCTGGTCCAAGCTGAGACTGAGCTCATAGTAGTTTTCAGCCAACCTACCTGGCTACCCGAATTCCTACTATCTGCAACCTGTTGCATATGTATGCATGCAATGCAGTAATCTGGAACAATGCAAAGTTGTTGTTGAACTCCCCACCTACAAATGCCTGACATATCTATACCAAAGATGCTAATATTTGTTTaagaccaaaagaaattacacaCGCGAACATCTAAGACATCTGCATTAAACAAGATGAACATTATGCTTCATCATCAACTAACCTGCCCACTGCAAAAAGACCCTGCTCCAATGCCAATTGTAGGAATCTGAAGAGCAGATGTTGCAGCAGCTGCCACTAATGGTGGCACGCATTCCAATACAATTGCAAAGCACCCGGCTTCTTGCAAAGCCAGCGCTGTCTCCACAATCTGCAACGAAATCATTGTTACAATAATCAAACACGAATAGAGAAACTGACCAACACTCAAACACTGACCTTTACAGCACTAGCCACATTCCTTCCTTGTGGCCTAAAACCCCCGAGAACGCTAATAGCCTGAGGAGTAAGTCCTACATGCCCCATCACAGCAATTCCTGCTTCAACAATAGCTTTTGCCGCAGTAATTCTTGAAGGTGCCCCTGCTTCCAACTTTACTGCATCCATTGCGCCTTCCTTTAAAATTCTCATCGCTGAATCGATAGCCTGCTCATATTCGAAACTGCAGCATCACCAACCCATTGCTCACttatacaaacccaaacccaatcaaCATACACATTCTCAATACAACAATTAATTCTAAACCTGTTGGTTTCAATGAAATTTTGCGTCTCTAACGTAAGAAAGTTCATAGCTTTAATTGCAAATAATAAAAAGCAACATTTCAAATACAACATAAATtggaaaaatgaataaaaagctCTTTCAATATGGATCATTATCACTCCAACTCAATA
This portion of the Rosa chinensis cultivar Old Blush chromosome 1, RchiOBHm-V2, whole genome shotgun sequence genome encodes:
- the LOC112182973 gene encoding 3-methyl-2-oxobutanoate hydroxymethyltransferase 2, mitochondrial, with amino-acid sequence MAFMAAVSRAALFSRAGIIRSMSNIPENTVYGGPKSQSPDHRVTVTQIKQKHNKGDPITMVTAYDYPSAVHLDSAGIDIALVGDSAAMVVHGYDTTLPITLEEMLVHCRAVARGAKRPLLVGDLPFGFYESSSIQAIDTAVRILKEGAMDAIKLEGGAPSRITAAKSIVEAGIAVMGHVGLTPQAISVLGGFRPQGRNVASAVKVVETALALQEAGCFSVVLECVPPLVAAAATSALQIPTIGIGAGPFCSGQVLVYHDLLGMMQHPHHAKVTPKFCKQFAQVGDVINKALVDYKEEVTSRTFPGAAHSPYKINPADVDGFLSELQKMGLDKAASAAAEAAEKINSNKSK
- the LOC112168960 gene encoding 3-methyl-2-oxobutanoate hydroxymethyltransferase 2, mitochondrial, translating into MAFTAAAFVSPPGLVVRCMNNVPDSTVYGGPKSQSPDRRVTVTQIKQKHSKGEPITAVTAYDYPSAVHLDSAGIDIAVVGDSAAMVVHGYDTTLPITLEEMLVHCRAVARGAKHPLLVADLPFGFYESSSIQAIDSAMRILKEGAMDAVKLEAGAPSRITAAKAIVEAGIAVMGHVGLTPQAISVLGGFRPQGRNVASAVKIVETALALQEAGCFAIVLECVPPLVAAAATSALQIPTIGIGAGSFCSGQVLVYHDLLGMMQHPHHAKVTPKFCKQYAHVGNVINKALVDYKEEVTNGAFPGAFHSPYKINAADVDGFVSELRRMGLDKAASAAAEVADKNNTSK